Part of the Neisseria brasiliensis genome is shown below.
TTGGGCGTATCAAAACCAAGTGCAAACCATCAACGTGAATACCCCATTGGGCAATACGGTCGGCCAATTGTGCCAAGATAAGCAGGGCGTATTGGCGGTGGACAATAAAGGGCAGGTTTATCACGCCCAAACCGCAGAACAATTAAGCCAGCAGTTATTGGGCTTTGAATTGCCGGTGCAATATCTGCATATTTGGGCAAATGGTAAACGCGTGGCCGATGCGCCGTATCAATTGCTTTCAGACGGCCGTTTACAGCAATTCGACTGGACCATCAGCCGAACGCTCAATCAGGCAGGCCAAGCACGTGTATTGTTATTGGAAAGCGCGAAATTGAGCGTGCGGCTGGTGTTTGATGAAATGGATACCCAGCCGGAACCGACTGCGCAACAACAATGCGCCACCCGTGGCTAAGGAGGCCGTATGAACATTCCGCAGCATGCGCAAGCTTTTTTAGCGCCGGCTAAGTTAAACTTGGATTTGCGCATTACCGGCCGCAGAGCAGACGGTTATCACGAATTGGAAAGCATTTTTTGCCTGATTGACTTGTATGACACTGTTTATCTGGCTTTGCGCGACGATGGCCAGATTGTGCTGCACACGCCTGTCGAAGGAGTGACGCAGGAGCAGGATTTAGCCTATCGTGCAGCTGCTGCATTAAAAACGCATACCCAATCTGCCGGTGGGGTGGATATTTGGTTGGACAAAAAGATTCCAATGGGTGGCGGATTAGGTGGAGGCAGCTCCGATGCGGCAATGGTTTTGATGGCGTTAAACCGATTATGGCAATGCGGCTTGAGCGAGCAAGAATTGATTGATTTGGGCGTTACGCTGGGGGCAGATGTGCCGTTTTTTATCTTTGGGCGCAGCGCATTTGCGCGTGGTGTCGGAGAGAAATTAATCGAAATAGATGTGCCAAAACAATGGTATGTTATTGTGAAGCCTGATGTGCATGTGGCAACCGGAAAAATTTTTTCCCATCCACACTTGACACGCGATTCCAAACCAAGCATAATGCCTGCTTTCCAAGCATTACAGCCATTTCGCAATGATATGCAGGCGGTGGTGTTTCAGGAGTATCCTGAAGTTTGGGAAGCTTATCTTGAGATGTCGAAGCATGGTGACGCATTAATGACCGGTTCCGGTGCGTGTATTTTTATTCCATGTCAGCTTCAAGAAGAAGCAGAAAATATATACCAACAAGTTTCTAAAATATATGAAGCATATTGTGTTGAAGGTTTAGCTGTTCATCCTTTGTTTCATGTATAAGTGAACCAGTTGGGGAGTCGTCAAGCGGTTAAGACACTGGATTTTGATTCCAGCATGCGAAGGTTCGAATCCTTCCTCCCCAGCCATCCACACTTTGTTGGGGAGTCGTCAAGCGGTTAAGACACTGGATTTTGATTCCAGCATGCGAAGGTTCGAATCCTTCCTCCCCAGCCAACACCCTTTATTGGGGAGTCGTCAAGCGGTTAAGACACTGGATTTTGATTCCAGCATGCGAAGGTTCGAATCCTTCCTCCCCAGCCAAATAAAAGCGTGTAAGTTTTCTTACACGCTTTTTTATCAGGCTGCGCCGTAAAACTTCGCCGTTCACGGCGGAGATATAAGGCGCGGACTGCGTAGCAGTCCTAAAACCGTTGATATTCAGTTAATCAGGCGTTTTCTGCTGTTCAATATACTGCCGAATAATCGTAATCGGCGCACCACCACAGCTACCTGCAAAATAAGACGGCGACCACAACGCACCGCCCCATAATTTTTGTTTGATGCTTGGATAATTTTTCTGTCTAATCATGCGGCTAGATACACCTTTCAAGCTGTTCACCAGTTTTGAAATAGACACTTTGGGCGGATAGTTCACAAGTAAATGAACATGGTCATCTTCGCCGTCAAATTCCACCAGTTGCGCTTCAAAATCGGTGCAGACGCTCTCAAAAATACCGCGCATATCGTCCAAAATTTCTTTTGTGAACACTTTTCGGCGATATTTTGCGACAAATACCAAATGTACATGAAGATTAAAAACAACGTGCCGACCACGTCTTAAATCAGTTTCTTTTTCCATAGACCAAGTGTAAAATTGCTAAAAATTCCATTATCCATGAAATCATGTTAATACTCAAAACATTCAAATTTGAACTGATGCCAAACGGCGAGCAAATCCGCAAAATGAAACAATTTTGCGGTTGTTCGCGTTTCGTATTCAATCGTGCTTTGGCGTATCAAAACGAACAATATCAACAAGATAATTCGTTCAAATTTAGCTACACCAAAATCGCAAATTTGCTGCCTGAATGGAAACGAGAATTAGACTGGCTAAAAGACTGCCACAGCCAAGTTTTGCAGCAAAGTTTGAAAGACTTGGAAAGCGCATTCAAAAACTTCTTTGCCAAACGCGCAGATTTCCCCAAATTCAAACGCAAAGGCGAAAAAGACAGTTTCCGCTTTCCGCAAGGCTGTAAATTGGAGCAGCAAAATAATCGTATCTATTTGCCCAAAATCGGTTGGGTGCGCTATCGCAACAGCCGACACGTTTCAGGCAGCCTGAAAAACGTAACCGTATCGCAAAAATGCGGTAAATGGTTTGTATCTATGCAAACCGAAACCGAGCAGGAAATCGCGCAGCCAAACGGTGGCGAAACTGGGATTGATATGGGTGTTGCCAAATTTGCAACATTGTCCAATGGTCAGTTTTTTGAGCCAATCAACGCATTCAAAACGTTGAAAGGCAAACTAGCAAAACTGCAAAAACAGTTCAAACACAAAACCAAATTCAGCAAAAACTGGCAGAAACTGAAAGCAAAAATCAGCCGTTTGCACCACAAAATCAGCAATATCCGTAAAAACTACCTGCACCAAATCAGCAGCGCAATCAGCCAAAACCACGCGATTGTGTATGTGGAAGATTTGCAGGTGGCGAATATGTCCAAATCCGCTAAAGGCAACGCCGTGCAGCATGGAAAAAACGTTGCTGCCAAATCAAGCTTAAACCGTGCGATTTTAGACCAGTCTTGGTTTGAGTTTCGCCGTCAGTTGGACTATAAGCTGTTGTGGCGCGGTGGGCATTTGGTGGCTGTTCCGCCACAAAATACCAGTCGTTGTTGCCCAGCTTGCGGACATACTGCCAAAGATAACCGTCAAACACAGGCAAACTTTGAATGTGTGCAATGTGGCTATCAAAACAATGCGGATATTGTGGGTGCAATCAATGTGTTAAAGCGCGGTCAAGAGATTTTGGCAGCGCAAAAGTAAAATGAAGTTTCAGGGCAGGACGTGCCCGTAGCGTCTGTGAAGTGAACCGTGCAGTAAGGCGGTCAGCAGCAGAAACCCACCGAAGCGATTTGTGAATGGCTCAATGCCGTTCACAAATCGCCGTAGGAATTCCCTCCCTTCAGGGAGGGAAGGACGTCAAGTTGTAAATTGACGAATTTATCTGCTGAATCCTTGGGTTTGTGTCTTATTTTGCGTATAATGTCGGGCTTAACGTCAATGTACACAAGCAGAGGAAAGCAAGATGTTTTCTGAGCAATGTTTGAATCAAAAATCAGGTGAAAATGATATGGCCGCATATGATAGTTTGATGGTATTTACCGGTAATGCCAATCCCGATTTAGCCCAACGTGTTGTGAAACACTTGGATATTTCATTGGGCGAAGCCAATGTAAGCAAATTCTCCGATGGTGAAGTCGCCATTGAATTATTGGAAAATGTACGCGGCCGCGATGTATTCATTCTGCAGCCGACTTGTGCGCCAACCAATGACAACCTGATGGAAATTCTGACCATGGCAGATGCCTTGAAGCGCGCCTCTGCCGGCCGTATTACTGCCGCGATTCCTTATTTCGGCTATGCCCGCCAAGACCGCCGCCCGCGTTCGGTTCGTGTGCCGATTTCGGCCAAATTGGTTGCCAATATGTTGTATTCAGCCGGTATCGACCGCGTGTTGACCGTTGATTTGCATGCCGACCAAATCCAAGGCTTCTTTGATATTCCAGTGGACAATATTTATGCCACGCCGGTTTTGCTCAATGACATTGCCCAGCAACGCATCGAAAACCTGACCGTCGTCAGCCCTGATATCGGTGGTGTGGTGCGTGCGCGTGCAGTAGCTAAAGCGCTGAATGTGGACTTGGCGATTATCGACAAACGTCGTCCTAAAGCCAACGTTGCCGAAGTAATGAACATCATCGGTGATGTTCAAGGCCGTACTTGTTTGATTATTGACGATATGATTGATACCGCCAATACCTTATGCAAAGCCGCTTCTGCACTGAAAGAGCGTGGTGCTGAACGTGTTTTGGCTTATGCAACGCATCCTGTATTCTCCGGCGCTGCCGTAGAGCGCATTTCATCATCTGACATTGATCAGGTAGTGGTAACTGATACCATTCCTTTGTCGGAAGCGGCAAAAAATTGCGACCGCATCCGTCAAGTAACTATTGCTGGTTTGTTGGCTGAAACGGTTCGCCGTATCAGCAATGAAGAATCTGTGTCCTATCTTTTCAATGAAGAAGTGACCACAACCTTTGGTGGTATTTTGCTGCCATAACACTCAGTCGTCTTAAGCTGGTCGCGGCCGATGACGATATTTTTAATCTAATTGGAGTATTTTTATTATGTCATACGAAATTCAAGCTACTGTTCGCGAAGATCAAGGCACTGGTGCGAGCCGCCGCCTGCGTCGCGAAGGTCAAATCCCTGCCATCTTGTACGGTGAAGGCCAAGATGCCGTGGCAATCGCAGTAGACCACAAAACCATGTACTACGCATTGGAAAAAGAATCTTTCCACACTGCGTTGATCAAATTGATTTTGGAAGGTAAAACTCAAGACGTTATCGTGCGCGATTTCCAGATGCACCCATTCCGTCAACAAGTTCAACACATCGATTTCCAAGCTGTTAAAGCCGATCAAAAAGTCCGCATCCGTGTACCATTGCACGTGGTTAATGCTGAAAACTCACATGCTGTTAAATTGCAAGGTGGCCGCGTTTCTTTGCTGAACACTTCAGTAGAAGTGTACGCTTTGCCTGCTAACATTCCTGCGTTCTTGGATTTGGATTGTTCTGCTGTTGTTGCCGGCGACATCTTGCACTTGTCAGACATCAAATTCCCGGAAGGCGTGGAAAGCGTTTCTCTGAAACGTGATGAAAACTTGGCTGTTGCTACTGTAACTGGTAAAAAACGCTAAGAAAATGTAATAAAAAAGCCCGCACTTGCGGGCTTTTTTATTGTTTACAGAATTGGAGCAGCCTGTTATATCCGCGCAGGCGTTCGTACTGTTACGGCGTACCGTCTTAAACGTACCTATAATTTAAAACGTAGGTACGGTTAGCTTTTTCAAAGCAAAGCCAACCGTACGAATGTCTGAGGCCGTCTGAAATTGTTTCAGACGGCCTCTCCAATGGTTTATTTCTTTTTGTTTGAAATGGGTTCACACTTACCATCGGTAGAAAATGCTGTTGCTGAAGCAGCATCGGAACATCGGTATGCGTTGCCTAAGCTGTCTATCCACATCGCTAAGGTGTAGCCTGTTTCAGATTTAGGCACGGCTGAAATACGGTAGCGGCGACCGGAATCTTTGTTTGCCAATTGTGCCTTGAATGTATATCGGTCGGTAACGGCTTTATCCATACCTTTGACATAATTGTCTTCAAATTTTGCCAATTTATCAGCAATATCCAATGATGGATTTTTAACCAATTCAGTTTTGATTTGGTTGTTAACGTTCACTAACTCAGTATGCGCTTGTGCCAAATAGCCACGTTCAATATAACGATTATAAGAAGGCAGGGCGATGGTTGCTAAAATACCAATAATGGCAACCGTGATCATCAATTCAACTAAAGTAAAGCCTTGATTATTTTTCATATTATTCATTCGCTACGTAAGACTGAAGCATAACGACAGTATTATTGTTTTTACCCCATGCTTTGGCAGTAACACGATAAATCATGCTGCCTTGGGAAGTATCGGTACTGATGTATTCGATAATGTATCTTGGGGGTTTTATTTTAACTCCATCTATTTGTTTAATATTGGTCTGTTGTCCATTCTTATCAATACATAATTCTTTATCACAGCTACGTTGCCATGCATTGTCGGTAGCAGATCCTTCAAGTTTTATAAGGCTATCTGTTGAAGGGGTTTTTATATTTTGAGCTAAACAAAGCCCCTGCTTGCAATCTGCTGTAAAGGTTGTGACCTTGTTGTCAAAATCTATAATTTTATTTTCACCTTCACGTAAAGCAGCTTCAGCTAAGCTCATTGCTAATTTACGGTCTGCCTCATTAGTGCTGATACGTTGTTCAGTGTTATAAGATTGCACTGCTGTTACTACTAAAAGCGCAATTACAATCATAATCATCAATACAATGAATAAAGCATAACCTTGCTGAGAAGATTTTTCATGAAAAGAATTTATCAGATTGGTCGGTCGGCGCATGTATTGCCTCCTCTTATTGCGGCGTCAATATTATAAATTTGAACATTATTCTCATTAGAGGCTTCTATATTTTGCCCCCCTTTACCTTTCAATGTAATACGAATTAAAGCCGGAGTAGTAGCCTCATTTTCTGCAGGGTTTGTGCGTAGAGGATCCTTTGGGTTAATTGTAGTGAAATTTTCTTCTTTCGGTGTAGAGGTAGAATCAACTAAAATATTTTCTGGGCAAGAATCTACATAGGTGTATTCTCTTTCCATGGATGTAACATGTAGAAACTAGTAGCGTTGTTTACAGCATTTCCAGGAGAATACTGAAACATGAACATGCACAAAAACACCCGTCTCACCCCGCACCACCGCCAAGCCATTTGGCTGGCCTACACGCAGGAAAAGGAAAGCGTCACCTCCCTGGCACGCCGCTACCAAGTCAGCCGCGTCACCATTTACCGCGCACTTAAAGCCGCAAGAGGCAGATTGCTCAAACCCCAAACCAGTACCAACAACCGTTTCAAACAGGCAAAGTACGGAATGAAACGCCTGGCCAAGGTAGAACGCGGCATTCAGGAAAAACTCAAAAGGCAGGCCAAACGCTACAATAAATCCTATCCCGGAGAGCTGGTACATCTCGATACCAAACGGCTGCCGCTGCTCAAAGGGCAGAAAGCCACCGATAAGCGGGATTACCTGTTTGTCGCCATTGACGATTTCTCAAGGGAGCTATACGCCGCCATTTTGCCGGACAAAACCGCAGACAGTGCTGCCAAGTTTCTGACCGAACACCTGATTGATCCTTGCCCATACCTGATTGAGTGCGTTTACTCCGACAACGGTACGGAATATAAAGGCTCAGCCAACCATGCTTTCGGTGTAGCCTGTTATGAGAACGGGATTGGTCAAAAGTTTACCCGGGTTGCCCGTCCGCAGACCAACGGTAAGGCGGAACGGGTTATCCGCACCCTGATGGAGATGTGGCATGAGAAACAGTTGTTTGACAGTCCGGAACACCGGCGAAAGGAGTTGTGCCGCTTTGTTAATTTCTATAACACTGTGAAGCCGCACCGCAGTTTGAACGGCGATACGCCGTTTGAGGTCTTGCAGGCTTATTTTTCTCAACCTGTGGTGTAAACAACGCGATGATTTCCTACATGTAACATCTTTGATTAGAAGTTGAGGTGCTTCCCAGTTTCCTGAGTCATTTAATTGGAAACGGTACAAGCCCTCTTGCTCACCAAATTTTCCAACTGCATAGGCTACAACCATATGCCTAAGGATAGAAATGGATCCTTTATTATCCTCACCTATTTCTTTAGAAAATGTATCGCTGGCATCATTCAAATTATTGTTAATAGGTTTATAAAGTCTATTGCAACTACTGAAAACAGCAACGTTTTTATTAGGAGCGGTGTCATCAATACCATACTGAAAAATGAGTATGGTGCTATCGGCGTTTGGGCTAAACCCTGGAGAATTAATTGTAGTAACTTCGACGATAGGAATCATTCCTTTATCTGTTGCGTTGCTTGCCAAATTAAATGGAGCTTTGCTTTCATCTTTTATAATAGCTGATGGAGGATAGTTAACCATATTAAAACAGCCAAAACTTCCTGCCATACGTGCATCGCGGACTAATAAAGTTGAAGCATGGCGTAAATCTTGTTGCACGCTTAATCGAGAAGTTGCTGCATTATTGAGGTTGCGGGCGGTAAAGTAGGTTGAAGTAACGGCCATTAAAACAATCATGCTTAATGCGCTGGCCACCAAAAATTCAATCAGGCTGAAGCCTTGCATTTTAGGTGGGTGATTAAAAGTAGGGCGTTTATTTTTCATTGTTATTCCGTAACGCGTGATTGATGGGTGTAAACTATATAATTTCCTGATGTAATTAAGCTTTTATTTTTTTTGTTTTCTTCATTATCCTCTTCTTCTTCTGCATCGGCTAGCCATAAAACTTTAATAACGGTATCTCCGCTGCCACTACACTCCCACTTAGGAGTTGGGGAAGCGTATGTTGGCGCTTTACCAGAGTCATCACGGCAAATCACAAAGAAAACTTGTTTGTCAGGAAAAGCAGATAATAATGCTTGACGAAATTCTTCAATTTGAGATATTGCAAAATTATCTTTACTTTCTATACCAGAGGACTTTTTCTTATCAGTAGTTAGATAATGGTCATAAGATTTTTTAACTACTCGCTCTACTTCATTGCCTGAAATATCTGTCTTGGATTCAACTGATAAAACCGGATTAATTAACATGCCTTCAATCATATTTTGCGTGATTTGAGAAACGATAGTTTGCGTTTCCCCTTCACGAACGCTGGAAACGGCGCGCAACTGTACAGAAAGTAAGGCAAGAATGCCGATGGCCAAAACAAACATGGAAATCAAGACTTCAATCAAAGTCATACCTTGTTGATTGGCTTTCAGACGGCCTTGCTGCTGAGCAGAAAAGAGTAATGTCGTTGTTTTCATCATTGTTATTTTTCGGAATATTGGCAAATATCACGCGAGTCGGATTTGGCGCAGATTTCTACACGGCCGCTGCCGTCGATAAACAATACGGTAGAGCGGGCTTTTTTATCATTATCGCTGCTTGCACGGGCATCAGTTAAGATAATTTGAGTGTAACCGCTAGGTGTCGGGAAATTGTCTGTCGCAGTAGGAGATTTATTCCAACGTACAAAATTACCGTTAGGTAGGAAAGTCCAGCGGACGTTGCTATCGGTGGTTTTGCTGCCGCTAAAGGGGTAAGCATAATAGCTATGGGTTATGCGATCATTATCTTTACTGTTTAAGATGATAGCGCGTAATTGAATATCGGTAGAAGTGCGTTGATATTGTTTGTTTTTATCGGTATCGGCAAAAGCCATCAAACCTTGGTTACCGAAACTGGCATTACAACTACCATTAGATTTGCCATCTTTTTTAATTTGAACCGGACAAACATAAACTGGAATATTTAGACGAACGGCTTCGCTGCGGGCGAAGCGCAGAAGATTGGCGATTTGTTCCGCATTGCTGGCCACGCGGCGCGATGCGATCCATTGGCTCATGTTGGGAAGGGCGATGACGGCCATGATTGCAATGATGGCAATCACGACCAACAGTTCGATAAGGGTAAAACCTTTTTGTTTGGCGTGCATGAGTATCGGTAAGTTTGGCGGAAGTTTATCGGTAATGTATGGTAATGCTTGGTTTTATATTTGTTTATATGCGTGTTACGCGTATTTCATTCTAAACGATATTGCCAAGTATTGCCTAATAAAATATGAAAAACGCTTAGTTTGGCGGCGGAATCTGTCTCAATCTTCCATCAATGCAGACTCGGGAACGTAGGCGGCATTGTCAAACTTGGTAAATTGCCCCATCCAAGTGAGGTGGACTTTGCCTGTTGGACCGTTACGGTGTTTGCCGATGATGCATTCTGCCAAGCCTTTAAGCGGCGATTCAGGATTGTAGTATTCATCGCGATACATAAACATAATTAGGTCGGCATCCTGTTCAATGGCACCGGATTCGCGCAAGTCGGACATCATCGGGCGTTTGTCGGTGCGCTGCTCAACGGTACGGCTAAGCTGTGACAGGGCGATCACCGGCACTTGCAATTCTTTGGCCAAGGCTTTGAGTGAGCGGGAAATTTCACCCAATTCAGACGCACGGTTGTCGGAACGGCCGGAGCCGGACATCAATTGCAGGTAGTCAATCACAATCAAGCCCAGTTTGCCGTTAAACTGGCGTGCCAAGCGGCGGGCGCGGGCGCGCAACTCGAGCGCGGTCAAACCCGGTGTTTCGTCGATATACATCGGCGCGTTGGTGAGTTTAATCACGGCTTCGTTGAAATTGAGCCAGTGTTGGTCTTGCAGGTTGCCGGTTTTCAAAACCTGCTGATCGACGCGGCCGACGGAGCTTAACACACGCATCACCAATTGCGCCGCGCCCATTTCCATCGAAAACACGGCAACAGGTAATTGTGCTTCAACGGCAACGTGCTCGGCAATGTTGATAGAAAAAGCGGTTTTACCCATAGACGGGCGGCCGGCGACGATAATCAAATCGCCCGGTTGCAGGCCGGAGGTTTTTTTGTCCAAATCGATAAAGCCGGTGGATACGCCGGTGACTTCTTCGGGGTTTTCACGCGAATAGAGCATGTCGATTTTGGCGACGACTTCATCCAATACATCGGGCATGCTTAAAAAGCCTTGTTTGGATTTAGCGGTACTCTCAGCAATTTGGAACACTTTGTTTTCGGCTTCGTCGAGCAACTGCCCGGCATCACGCCCCTGAGGATTGTAGGCGCTGCGGGCGATTTCGGTGCCGACTTCAGCCAATTGGCGCATGATGGAGCGCTCGCGCACGATTTCGGCGTAGCGGCGGATATTGGCGGCAGAAGGGGTGTTTTGCGCGAGGGTAATCAGGTAATTGAAACCGCCTGCTGATTCGAGCTCGTCATTGCGCTCTAAGGCTTCCTGCACGGTAATGACGTCGGCTGGACGGCTTTCGTTGATCAGCATGGCGATGGCACGGAAAATCAGGCGGTGCTCGTGGCGGTAGAAGTCTTCACCGGTAACGACATCTGCGATTCTGTCCCATGCTGCATTTTCCAAAAGCAGACCGCCCAAAACCGATTGCTCGGCTTCCATCGAATGCGGCGGCAAGGCCAAAGCCGTGACTTCACGGTCTTCAGACGGCATGTCAAGATAATCGTTCATGGCGTTTCATCCCCAAAAAATGCTTTGAATAAGAGACTGCTATTATATCGTAGTATAAGTTTAATTGGTTTTTTAAAGCCGAGACGGGTAGAATAAGGGACGTTACCTTTTCAAGGGTAATGCACACGACCAAAAGATAATTCATATATCAATAAATAGGAGTATCAACATGGAACACAAACTGCCTGAATTGCCATACGCTTTGGACGCTCTGGAGCCACATCTGTCTAAAGAAACGCTGGAATACCACTACGGCAAACACCATCAAACCTACATCACCAATCTGAACAACCAAATCAAAGGCACTGAATTTGAAGAAATGTCTTTGGAAGAAATCGTGAAAAAATCTTCAGGCGGCGTGTTTAACAACGCAGCCCAAACTTGGAACCACACTTTCTACTGGTTGGGCTTCACGCCTAAAGGCCAACAAAAACCTGCCGGCGAATTGGCTGCGGCTATTGATGCCAAATGGGGCAGCTTTGAAGCATTCCAAGAAGCATTCAACGCTTGTGCGGCCGGTACGTTTGGTTCAGGCTGGACTTGGTTGGTGAAAACCCCAGCCGGTGAATTGGATTTGGTATCGACTTCTAATGCAGCGACTCCGTTGACCACTGAAAACACCCCATTGCTGACTTGCGACGTGTGGGAACATGCTTACTACATCGACTACCGCAACAGCCGTCCTAACTACCTGAAAGGTTTCTGGGAAATCGTGAATTGGGATGAAGTGGCGAAACGCTTTGCTGCTTAATGCTGATTGATAGATGATAAATCAAGGCCGTCTGAAACTTTCAGACGGCCTATCTTATTACTGCAAATCAATATTCCTGCTCAACCGTATAGCTTGGCTGCTGGATAGTATAAGGTGCAGGTGTTTCATGTGCATTGCCGTATTCATCAATGGTGATGTAGCGCGGCTGCGACGTGGTTTGAGTCGGATGGCTTGTTTGGTAAACAGTCGGTGTATTTGACTGATAAGAATAAGGGCTGCTTTGCGGCTGGCGATAAGTCGGTTGCTCGGCAGCTTTCTCTTGCCGCTTTTCTTTGCGCGATTTTTTCTTTTCTTTTTTATCGTCATCATCATCGCCATCAGGGATGGCCGCGTCAATCAATGCGCCTGTGCCTTTGACCGCTAATTTGCCGGCAGTCAGAACAGTTGTGGCGGCTAAATCGGCAGCCGCGCCTACCACGCAACCGCTCAAGGTAAACGATACGATGAGCGGCAAAATCAAGGTATTGAGTTTCATCACTTTTGGCACCCGCAATGGTCGTCGTGATCATGGCTGCCGCAACCGGCTACTGCTTCGTGCCAAGCATCGTCGTCGCCGTCAAATTCTTCTACTTCGTCAAATTGGCCGTTTTCGACCAAAGCCACCAGCTCGGCCAAGCTGTCGGCACCTTCCACCCAGAAACACGGAATATCAGGCGGGGTATCCGGTGCCAAGAGGGCAGCGATGCCTTCGTGCCACGCGATCCAATAGCCGTTGGCTGTTTCAATAAATTGCGCATCTGGATGGATGGTTTCGTTTTCAGTGCCGATGAGCATGCGTTCGGCGATTTCTGCTTGGAAAGGTAAGGTTTGCATATCTGCTTTCTGTTTATCAGAGAATATCAGTCGCTATTGTAATAGGCCGTCTGAAAAAAATACAGCCGCACTTTCATGCGGCTGTATGGGTGATAACCACGGACATCGTCCCGTTAAAATTATTCTTCGTCGTTTGATAATACAAAACGGTAAATTGCCGCACCGATGGCGCCACCGATAATCGGAGCCACCCAGAACAGCCACAATTGTTCAACAGCCCAACCGCCTTGGAACAAAGCCACGCCGGTAGAACGAGCAGGGTTAACCGAAGTATTGGTTACCGGAATGCTGATCAAGTGAATCAGGGTCAAAGCTAAACCGATGGCGATTGGCGCGAAACCGGCTGGTGCGCGGCGGTCGGTCGAACCCATGATGATGATTAAGAAGAATGCGGTCAATACCACTTCAATCAGCAAAGCAGCCATCATATCGTAGCCGTTTGGCGAGTGTTCGCCGAAGCCGTTGCTGGCGAAGCCTGAAGCCGCAGCGTCAAAGCCTGCTTTACCTGAAGCGATGCAATACAATACGCCGGCTGCTGCAATCGCACCAATCACTTGGCAAACGATGTAAGGCAACAAATCTTTAGCGTTGAAACGGCCGCCCACAAACAAGCCCACAG
Proteins encoded:
- the aqpZ gene encoding aquaporin Z codes for the protein MKKYFAEFFGTFWLVFGGCGSAVLAAAYPELGIGFAGVSLAFGLTVLTMAYAVGHISGGHFNPAVSVGLFVGGRFNAKDLLPYIVCQVIGAIAAAGVLYCIASGKAGFDAAASGFASNGFGEHSPNGYDMMAALLIEVVLTAFFLIIIMGSTDRRAPAGFAPIAIGLALTLIHLISIPVTNTSVNPARSTGVALFQGGWAVEQLWLFWVAPIIGGAIGAAIYRFVLSNDEE
- a CDS encoding GspH/FimT family pseudopilin, which produces MHAKQKGFTLIELLVVIAIIAIMAVIALPNMSQWIASRRVASNAEQIANLLRFARSEAVRLNIPVYVCPVQIKKDGKSNGSCNASFGNQGLMAFADTDKNKQYQRTSTDIQLRAIILNSKDNDRITHSYYAYPFSGSKTTDSNVRWTFLPNGNFVRWNKSPTATDNFPTPSGYTQIILTDARASSDNDKKARSTVLFIDGSGRVEICAKSDSRDICQYSEK
- a CDS encoding general secretion pathway protein GspG, whose amino-acid sequence is MQTLPFQAEIAERMLIGTENETIHPDAQFIETANGYWIAWHEGIAALLAPDTPPDIPCFWVEGADSLAELVALVENGQFDEVEEFDGDDDAWHEAVAGCGSHDHDDHCGCQK
- the pilV gene encoding type IV pilus modification protein PilV; this translates as MMKTTTLLFSAQQQGRLKANQQGMTLIEVLISMFVLAIGILALLSVQLRAVSSVREGETQTIVSQITQNMIEGMLINPVLSVESKTDISGNEVERVVKKSYDHYLTTDKKKSSGIESKDNFAISQIEEFRQALLSAFPDKQVFFVICRDDSGKAPTYASPTPKWECSGSGDTVIKVLWLADAEEEEDNEENKKNKSLITSGNYIVYTHQSRVTE
- a CDS encoding superoxide dismutase, coding for MEHKLPELPYALDALEPHLSKETLEYHYGKHHQTYITNLNNQIKGTEFEEMSLEEIVKKSSGGVFNNAAQTWNHTFYWLGFTPKGQQKPAGELAAAIDAKWGSFEAFQEAFNACAAGTFGSGWTWLVKTPAGELDLVSTSNAATPLTTENTPLLTCDVWEHAYYIDYRNSRPNYLKGFWEIVNWDEVAKRFAA
- the dnaB gene encoding replicative DNA helicase, which gives rise to MNDYLDMPSEDREVTALALPPHSMEAEQSVLGGLLLENAAWDRIADVVTGEDFYRHEHRLIFRAIAMLINESRPADVITVQEALERNDELESAGGFNYLITLAQNTPSAANIRRYAEIVRERSIMRQLAEVGTEIARSAYNPQGRDAGQLLDEAENKVFQIAESTAKSKQGFLSMPDVLDEVVAKIDMLYSRENPEEVTGVSTGFIDLDKKTSGLQPGDLIIVAGRPSMGKTAFSINIAEHVAVEAQLPVAVFSMEMGAAQLVMRVLSSVGRVDQQVLKTGNLQDQHWLNFNEAVIKLTNAPMYIDETPGLTALELRARARRLARQFNGKLGLIVIDYLQLMSGSGRSDNRASELGEISRSLKALAKELQVPVIALSQLSRTVEQRTDKRPMMSDLRESGAIEQDADLIMFMYRDEYYNPESPLKGLAECIIGKHRNGPTGKVHLTWMGQFTKFDNAAYVPESALMED
- a CDS encoding NF038104 family lipoprotein; protein product: MKLNTLILPLIVSFTLSGCVVGAAADLAATTVLTAGKLAVKGTGALIDAAIPDGDDDDDKKEKKKSRKEKRQEKAAEQPTYRQPQSSPYSYQSNTPTVYQTSHPTQTTSQPRYITIDEYGNAHETPAPYTIQQPSYTVEQEY